The Arthrobacter burdickii genomic interval ATCATCCGCACCCTCCTCTCGGGTGAGGAGACGGTCGACATCCGGGTCAAGCGCGACCAGGGCGCGAGCGTCGGCGGCGGTGACCTGCCCGTCGAGGCGGGCTCGTTCAACGACGACACGATCTGGTTCCGAGGACGCGACGTCTACGGCATCGACCCAGGCTTCACCACCGGCGTCTGGGCCTCGGCCGGCGCCTAGCACCACCAGCCCCCGGTGGGATGACCGCGACTGACTCGCTGGCATCAATCCCAGTACGCGCCCACCGGGGGCACCCCCACTCTTCCTAGGAGGCACTATGGCCGACCTCACCCCGACCGACGTCGTCCGTCTCCTCATCAGCGACACCAGCACCGGAGACGCCCAGCTGTTCACCGACGACCAGATCGGCGCGTTCCTCGGCCTCTACGCGGGGAACGTGCACCGGGCGGCAGCGAAGGCGCTCCGCACGATCGCCGCTTCCGAGGTCCTCGTCTCGAAGAAGATCCGCACGCAGGACCTGTCCACGGACGGGCCCGCCGTGGCGGCCGCTCTCCGGGCGCTGGCAGATGACTGCCTGGCGGAAGCCGACGCCGCCGACGCAGCGGAGGGTGCGTTCTTCGACATCGTCCCGTTCGCCTCACAGTTCAAGCCCGAGGGTGCGGAGTACCGGTACCCATGAGCCCGCTCCCGAACTCCCACGTCATTCCGCCCGGCTGGGCCGAACGGCACCGGCCGGCGGCTGCGGCTACCATGCAGTCCCCCGCCGTGTTCCGGCGCATCAGCGACGGCCCCGCCCCGTACCCGGTCCCCGAGGGCTGGGACGGCACGGAGATCCTGTGGGGTACCTCTGAGGCTCCGGTCCTCGTGCGGGTGCAGCAGCTCAACCGGCAAGCCGTCACAAGCGCTGGCGAGCAGCCGACCAGCATCCACCAGTACCTCGTCACCGCGCCCGTCGACGGGCCGCCGATCCGCTCCGGCGAGCAGGGCGACGTCATCGACGTCGAAGGCCGGCGCCTCCGCATCGTCAACGAGTCGTTCGGCACCTACCTGTGGGAGCGCGACTTCACCTGCATCGACAACCTCACCCAGCAGAACCCCGACTGATAGGCGGTGCGCGATGGACGGGCTCGAACTCCGGCGGTTGTCCGCCGACATCGGACGGGCCGCGAGGAACGCCGAGCCGAAGGCCAAGATCATCGTCGCGAAGACCGCGATCGACATCCAAAAGGACGCCAAGGTCATCGCCGACCAGAAGGGCGTCCGCGACACGGGCACCCTGATCAACGAGATCCACACCTACATCGACGGGCTGGGGGCGACGATCTCCCCCGACGCGAGCTACTCCATCTTCAACGAACTGGGCACGAGCAGGATGCCGGCACGCCCGTTTATGGGCCCCGCCACGGACCGCAACCAAGGCCCGTTCGAGGAAGCTATGGGCTCCCTTGGGGAGGCGGTGTTCGGTGGCTGACCCGGTACTCCTGAAACAGGCCGTCATCGACGCACTCACGGCCATCCCGGGCCTCGGCGGGCGGGTGCACGACGGCGCGCTCACGAAGGCCGCAGCGACCGACAGTGCCGGGTACGTCCTGCCCTACGTGGTCCTCTTCGCCGGGATCGGCGACAACCCGCAGGAAACCACAGCCCGCGGCGATACGCCCACCGGTGCGCTGGTCTTCGACTTCCAGACGACCTGCGTCGGCCCCGGCACCGGCCAGTCCGCCGGGGTCGCCCGCGACGTCCGGACAGCGCTGCTCAACCTGCGCATCGGCCGGGGCACCGTCCGGAAGAACCCCGACGGCTTCGACCAGCCCACGCCCGTCCGCGAGGAAGGCGTCACCCCTGTCCGGTACATGCTGCCCCAACAGTGGCGGCTCATCACCAACTAGGAGCACCCCATGGCAGATGACGGATTCGTCACAGCACGACCCCCCGGCGGCGGCAAGAAACGCCGCGTCCCCCTCCACTACCTGGAGGAACCGTTCAACTACAAGCTTCCCCCGAAAACCCGGGGAAGGGCCACTCCGGCCAGCACCACCACCGTCACCGAACCGGCCCGGCCGGAGAACGCAGAGGAGGTTAGCTGATGAAAGTAGCAGCTGACGGACGCAAGAAATTCACCCTACTCACCGAAGCCCCCGCGGCCCGGATCCCCACCGCCGCCGAGCTGAACGCCGGCCAGGACATCTCCTGCGCCGTCCTCGACTCCGACGCGAACTTCACCAACACGGCCTCGGACCGGTTCAACGAGAAGGCCGCCTGCCAGATGGGCAACTCCCAGGCACTTGGCGCCGCGAACTACGACACCGCGCTCACGTTCCTGCGCGAGTACCTCGAGGCCGGCGGCGCGGACAAGACGGGCGAGGACCTCGGCTACCAGGCGGTGAAGACCCGCGGCACGACCGTGTGGATCTACCTCCGCGAAACGGACAAGGCCTCCACCGAGGACTGGGCGTCCGGCGACGAGATCCACCTCGGCGGCGAGCTCGTGTCCGACGCCCCGATGCGAGTGAACAACGACGGCAACATCAAGCGCCGCATCGAGTTCCTCGCGCAGAACATGGTCAGCGAAGTCCCTGTCGCCGGGGCCTGACCTGCTTGACCGGCGGGCGCGTGTGTCTAAGCCTCCACGCGCCCGCTGTACCACCCACCTGAGGCTGCCCCGACCTATGGAGGCTGAACCCCATGACCACCCCCGAAGAGTTCGACTTCGCCGACTGGTTCGCCGACGCGAACCTGCCCGAGCAGTCCGCTGACATCTTCACGAACGCTGCCCTCCTCGGTGAGATGGCCGACCTGCAGCGCCGCATCGACGTCGAGGTCCGTGTTCAGGACGCCGAGCGCACCGCCGCGTCCCCTGCGAAGGACCGCCTCGAGGACCAGTGGGTCGCCCTCGCGAAGCAGTTCGAGGCTTCGAAGATCACCGTCTACGTGCGGGCCCTCACCGGTGCCGAGCGCAAGGCAATTCGGGAAGCACACGACCTCGCCCAGAAGAACGACGGCGAGGAAAACAGCGGCTTCGTCCTCCGCTGCCTCGCCGCGTCCATCGTCGGCATGAAGAAGCACGCCGGGGAACGCCAGCCCGTCACCCTCACCCTCGACCAGGTCACGCAGCTGCACGCCAGGATCGGCGATGCGCAGATCGGCGCCATCCACGACGCGCAGCTCACCGCCACCAACGGGGTCCCCACCGTGGACGCCGATTTTTTGCGCAAGCTCTCTGGACCCGCCGCTGGCCCGGAGTCGTAGCAGCACTGAAGACGGCGGCCCGCTACACGCGAGCCCCGTCCGAGTACCTCGGCTACCGAGACGAGGCCAAGGACCGGCTCCTCGAGTACGCGTACACCCTGTACGAGGACGGGCTGTGCGACTGCGGGTGGCCTCGGCACATCTGCCAGAACCCCGACAACGACGGCTGGTTCGACGCGAAACGGAAGACTTGCCACAGCAAGCAGGCCGTGGATCAGATCACGCAGGCGAAGGACTACAAGCCCTCGCCGGGCGAGCTGATTTACACCGAGTACACGCGTCCGGCGGACAAACCGCTCAAGCCGCTACCGGGCTTCGAGGGCAGCTAGGAGCCGCCGTCCGAAACCTGCGAAGGCGACGACCAAACCGATCGCGAACGCGCCGAGCGTGTAAATCGTCGGTGCGCCGCCGGATCCGTAGGCCGCAATGATCAGCACCAGCGCGACGACCGCGACCACGAGTCCGGTCGTCATCGTGCGTGTGCCTGACTTCCGTGTAATTCCCCCACCATCACTCATGCGGCAAGCATAACTACATACCGGAGGCACCATGGCCGAGCGTTCCGTCGTCGTCCGGCTGGCAGCACGAGTCTCCTCTTACGTGTCGTCGATGGGTCAGGCGAAGAAGGCCACGGACGACGTTGGGCGGGCCGCGGACAAAGCGGGCCAGCAGTCCAAGCAGGGCGCAAAGGAAGCCGCCGCAGCTGCAGCTCAGGTAGCCGCCGCGCTCGGCAAGGAAGCGCAGGCCTCGCAGGACGCCGCGAAGGCGCACGGCATGTACTACGACTCGGCGGGCAAGCTTGTCGACGCGAACGGCAAGTTCGTCTCCTCGGCTGGTGCCGCTGAGGCCGGGCTCGACCGGTACTCGAGGGCCGTCGTCGACGCCACGCAGGCATCTGAGAAAGCAGGGCAGGCGGCGGCCGCAGCAGCGGGACCGTTCAAGCGTGCAGGGCAAACCCTCGACGAGGTCGCCCAGTCCGCGAAGAACAACCGCGAGGCATGGGACCAGGCGGGCGCCTCCCTCACCGCGTTCGGTGCCGTGTCCGTCGGGGCTCTCGGCTTCGCGGCGAAGGCCGCCATGGACTGGGAGTCATCCTGGGCCGGCGTGACGAAGA includes:
- a CDS encoding DUF6093 family protein encodes the protein MSPLPNSHVIPPGWAERHRPAAAATMQSPAVFRRISDGPAPYPVPEGWDGTEILWGTSEAPVLVRVQQLNRQAVTSAGEQPTSIHQYLVTAPVDGPPIRSGEQGDVIDVEGRRLRIVNESFGTYLWERDFTCIDNLTQQNPD
- a CDS encoding HK97-gp10 family putative phage morphogenesis protein, which produces MDGLELRRLSADIGRAARNAEPKAKIIVAKTAIDIQKDAKVIADQKGVRDTGTLINEIHTYIDGLGATISPDASYSIFNELGTSRMPARPFMGPATDRNQGPFEEAMGSLGEAVFGG